A genomic segment from Nitrospira sp. encodes:
- a CDS encoding Type II restriction enzyme PaeR7I — MALDLADYETKAREAVMAFWGNREKAKQKQIESGNIDQGERGSVTAGKNMDGFIALVIDLVKMNGLGHADIHRQRALLTLPGFFRPTKLWDLLVINEGRLVAAVELKSQIGPSFGNNFNNRTEEAIGTAHDLWTAYRENAFGKNPRPFVGWMMLVEDAPASRSPVRDSSPHFPVFPEFQGASYLKRYDTLCQRLIQEQLYTSASVLASPRAAATSGEYTNLSEMTGLKTFVTSLAGHIAAEAARA; from the coding sequence ATGGCACTTGACCTGGCAGATTACGAAACAAAGGCACGTGAAGCCGTCATGGCCTTTTGGGGTAATCGTGAAAAGGCAAAACAGAAGCAGATCGAGTCAGGAAATATAGACCAGGGAGAACGAGGCAGCGTCACAGCCGGCAAGAACATGGACGGCTTCATTGCCCTTGTGATCGACCTCGTCAAAATGAATGGGTTAGGACACGCGGATATCCATCGGCAGCGAGCGCTATTGACATTGCCTGGATTCTTTCGTCCAACCAAGCTTTGGGATCTACTCGTTATCAACGAGGGAAGGCTGGTAGCCGCTGTTGAGCTGAAAAGCCAGATTGGTCCTTCCTTCGGAAACAACTTCAACAATCGGACTGAGGAAGCCATCGGGACGGCTCATGATCTTTGGACGGCGTATCGCGAAAATGCTTTCGGTAAAAATCCTCGGCCTTTCGTTGGCTGGATGATGCTCGTTGAAGATGCCCCCGCATCACGCTCCCCTGTTCGTGACTCATCACCTCATTTTCCGGTGTTCCCTGAATTTCAGGGAGCATCCTATCTCAAGCGGTACGACACCCTATGCCAACGGCTCATTCAGGAGCAGCTTTATACGTCAGCTTCGGTGCTTGCTTCCCCTCGCGCCGCGGCAACCAGTGGGGAGTATACAAACCTGTCTGAGATGACGGGCCTCAAAACCTTTGTAACATCATTGGCGGGCCACATCGCGGCGGAAGCTGCGCGAGCTTAG